One segment of Bradyrhizobium sp. CB2312 DNA contains the following:
- a CDS encoding DUF3363 domain-containing protein — protein MSVGDSDLRIRPGRIRSTRAPKQKSFINQVLRAAKKAGHTSGQAAAGTRSAAYGRSTFGRGRLSFNRARLFSPTRRVVVKARVVRHKGRAFRSAPLTAHLSYLKRDSVTRNGERAEMFDAGSDRADSAAFAERCKDDRHHFRFIVSPEDAGDMTDLKAFTRDLARQMETDLGTRLDWVAVGHWNTDNPHVHFLVRGIDEEGADLVISRDYISRGLRSRAEELVAIELGPKPEHDIRNSLEREVIAERWTRLDREIRLTADETGYIDLRPEHPGKSDPDIRRLMVGRLQHLEKMGLAASAGPGEWMVGLEAERSLRDLGMRGDIIKTMHRAFTERGEARGIADFVIEGGQPTSQIIGRLVGRGLHDELTGEAYALIDGTDGRAHHVRFRGIEAFDHAPPVGGIVEVRRFGQAGDPRTTVVLAIRSDLDLAEQVTAKGATWLDHRLVERDPMPLAMGGFGRETRDAMGARTEHLIQKGLARRQGQRVILQRDLLNTLRRRELEEVAAKVSADIGLPHVNAASGEHVAGTYRQRLTLASGRFAMIDNGLGFQLVPWSRELEKRLGQHVTGVVKDGGGIEWGFGRKRDLGL, from the coding sequence GTGAGTGTGGGCGACAGCGACCTGCGTATTCGGCCTGGGCGCATTCGCAGCACCCGCGCGCCGAAGCAGAAAAGCTTCATCAATCAGGTGCTGAGGGCGGCGAAGAAAGCAGGACACACCTCGGGTCAGGCTGCGGCCGGGACGCGTTCGGCGGCCTATGGGCGCTCGACCTTTGGCCGCGGTCGGCTGTCTTTTAACCGCGCCAGATTGTTCAGCCCGACGCGGCGCGTTGTGGTGAAGGCGCGCGTCGTTCGTCACAAAGGGCGAGCCTTCCGTTCAGCACCGCTGACGGCCCATCTCTCATATCTGAAGCGCGACAGTGTGACCCGGAATGGTGAGCGTGCCGAGATGTTCGATGCCGGCAGCGACCGCGCCGATAGCGCGGCTTTCGCAGAACGTTGCAAGGACGACCGTCACCATTTTAGGTTCATCGTCTCGCCGGAGGATGCCGGCGACATGACCGATCTGAAGGCCTTCACCCGCGATCTCGCCAGGCAGATGGAGACTGATCTCGGCACGCGGCTCGATTGGGTGGCCGTCGGTCACTGGAATACCGACAACCCCCACGTCCATTTTCTCGTTCGGGGGATAGATGAGGAGGGGGCGGATCTCGTCATCTCCCGTGACTATATCAGCCGGGGCCTCCGTTCACGCGCCGAAGAACTGGTCGCGATCGAACTGGGTCCAAAACCGGAACACGATATCCGCAATTCGCTCGAGAGGGAAGTCATCGCGGAACGATGGACGCGGCTTGATCGGGAGATCCGGCTGACAGCCGACGAGACCGGCTACATCGATCTTCGCCCAGAGCATCCCGGCAAGTCCGATCCCGATATCCGGCGCCTGATGGTCGGCCGCCTTCAACACCTGGAGAAGATGGGCCTTGCTGCCTCCGCCGGGCCGGGGGAGTGGATGGTCGGGCTCGAAGCCGAGCGCAGCTTGCGCGACCTTGGCATGCGCGGCGACATCATCAAGACCATGCACCGCGCCTTTACCGAGCGTGGTGAAGCGCGCGGCATTGCCGACTTCGTCATCGAGGGTGGACAGCCGACGTCCCAAATCATCGGACGGCTGGTCGGCCGTGGATTGCATGACGAACTGACTGGCGAGGCCTACGCCTTGATCGACGGAACAGACGGACGTGCACACCACGTGCGCTTCCGCGGGATCGAGGCCTTCGACCACGCACCGCCGGTCGGGGGCATCGTCGAAGTCCGACGCTTCGGTCAGGCCGGCGATCCGCGGACGACCGTGGTGCTGGCGATCCGCTCTGACCTCGATCTAGCCGAGCAGGTCACCGCGAAGGGCGCAACCTGGCTCGACCACAGGCTGGTCGAACGCGACCCCATGCCGCTCGCCATGGGCGGATTCGGCCGCGAGACCCGCGACGCCATGGGAGCCCGTACCGAGCATCTGATCCAGAAGGGCCTGGCACGGCGGCAGGGCCAACGCGTCATCTTGCAGCGGGACCTCCTGAACACGTTGCGCCGGCGTGAGTTGGAGGAGGTGGCAGCAAAAGTCTCGGCCGACATCGGCTTGCCTCATGTGAACGCCGCCTCTGGGGAGCATGTGGCGGGCACGTATCGCCAGCGGCTGACGCTCGCCTCGGGACGCTTCGCCATGATCGATAATGGGCTCGGCTTCCAGCTCGTGCCCTGGTCGCGCGAACTCGAGAAGAGGCTCGGCCAACACGTCACCGGTGTCGTGAAGGACGGCGGTGGTATCGAATGGGGCTTTGGTCGCAAGCGCGACCTCGGCCTCTAG